A single Hyperolius riggenbachi isolate aHypRig1 chromosome 12, aHypRig1.pri, whole genome shotgun sequence DNA region contains:
- the LOC137540950 gene encoding histone H2B 1.1-like, with the protein MAPEPAKSAPAPKKGSKKAVSKTQKKDGKKRRKTRKESYAIYVYKVLKQVHPDTGISSKAMSIMNSFVNDIFERISGEASRLAYYNKRSTITSREIQTAVRLLLPGELAKHAVSEGTKAVTKYTSAK; encoded by the coding sequence ATGGCGCCTGAACCAGCTAAGTCCGCCCCGGCGCCCAAAAAGGGCTCTAAGAAAGCGGTGAGCAAGACTCAGAAGAAGGACGGCAAGAAGCGCAGGAAGACCAGGAAGGAGAGCTACGCCATCTACGTGtacaaggtgctgaagcaggtgcaCCCCGACACCGGCATCTCTTCCAAGGCCATGAGTATCATGAACTCCTTCGTCAATGACATCTTCGAGCGCATCTCCGGGGAAGCTTCCCGCCTGGCTTATTACAACAAGCGCTCCACCATCACCTCCCGGGAGATCCAGACCGCTGTCCGCCTGCTGCTGCCGGGAGAGCTGGCCAAGCACGCCGTGTCCGAGGGCACCAAGGCCGTCACCAAGTACACCAGCGCCAAGTAA